The proteins below are encoded in one region of Neoasaia chiangmaiensis:
- the rpsP gene encoding 30S ribosomal protein S16: MSLKIRLARAGAKKRPYYHIVVADSRSPRDGRFIEKVGAYNPMLPSDHAERVRLNDERIKHWLSNGAQATDRVARFLGNAGLAPKPTWNEQPKQSAPKKRAQERAAAKAAA, encoded by the coding sequence ATGAGCCTCAAGATTCGCCTTGCTCGCGCCGGTGCCAAGAAGCGCCCGTATTACCACATCGTCGTGGCGGACAGCCGCAGCCCGCGCGATGGTCGTTTCATCGAGAAGGTCGGTGCCTATAACCCGATGCTGCCGTCCGACCATGCCGAGCGCGTGCGCCTGAACGACGAGCGTATCAAGCACTGGCTGTCGAACGGCGCGCAGGCGACCGATCGCGTGGCACGTTTCCTCGGCAACGCCGGTCTTGCGCCGAAGCCGACCTGGAACGAGCAGCCGAAGCAGTCCGCGCCGAAGAAGCGTGCGCAGGAGCGTGCGGCGGCGAAGGCTGCGGCCTGA
- the ffh gene encoding signal recognition particle protein gives MFDSLSGKLSGVFEGLSKRGKLSEADVTEAMREVRLAMLDADVALPVVRDFVNKVRERAVGHEVLDSISPGQAVAKIVNDALIDALGGAGSVPLNLNAAPPVPILMVGLQGSGKTTTSGKIALRLGQRERKRVLLASLDVQRPAAQLQLQQLAERTGVGSLPIVPGQQPVEIARRALETGRREGYDVVILDTAGRLSIDEALMQEVRDVRAATNPVETLLVVDAMTGQDAVNTAQHFNDAVGITGVVMSRMDGDARGGAALSMRAVTGAPIKLVGTGEKLEALEEFYPERVAGRILGLGDIAGLVEKASETLDQEEGERVAKKMLAGKFDLDDYASQIRQINKMGSISGILGMLPGMGKIKEKLEGQEIDTSIFKRHQAIISSMTKGERKTPSIIKASRKKRIAAGSGTSVQEVNKLLKQFDDMSTVMKRINKMGLGGMKQMLSGLMSGGGPGGRPGGGFGGGFRR, from the coding sequence TTGTTCGACTCGCTTTCAGGTAAGCTGTCCGGTGTTTTCGAGGGTCTTTCCAAACGCGGAAAGCTGTCGGAAGCCGATGTCACGGAGGCGATGCGCGAGGTCCGTCTGGCGATGCTGGATGCGGACGTGGCGCTGCCGGTCGTGCGGGACTTCGTCAACAAGGTGCGCGAGCGGGCCGTCGGGCATGAGGTGCTGGATAGCATCTCGCCCGGTCAGGCCGTTGCGAAGATTGTCAACGATGCGCTGATCGACGCGCTGGGCGGCGCCGGGTCCGTGCCGCTCAATCTGAATGCCGCGCCGCCCGTGCCGATCCTGATGGTTGGCCTGCAGGGTTCCGGCAAGACGACGACTTCGGGCAAGATCGCGCTGCGGTTGGGTCAGCGGGAGCGCAAGCGCGTCCTGCTGGCATCGCTGGACGTGCAGCGCCCCGCCGCTCAGTTGCAGTTGCAGCAACTGGCCGAGCGCACCGGGGTGGGTTCCCTGCCGATCGTGCCCGGCCAGCAGCCGGTTGAGATCGCCAGGCGCGCGTTGGAGACGGGGCGTCGCGAGGGGTATGACGTCGTCATCCTCGACACGGCCGGTCGTCTGTCCATCGACGAGGCGTTGATGCAGGAGGTGCGCGACGTGCGCGCCGCGACCAACCCGGTCGAGACCCTGCTGGTCGTGGATGCCATGACCGGGCAGGACGCCGTCAACACGGCGCAGCACTTCAATGACGCGGTCGGCATCACCGGCGTGGTGATGAGCCGCATGGATGGCGATGCCCGCGGTGGCGCGGCGCTGTCGATGCGCGCCGTGACGGGCGCGCCGATCAAGCTGGTCGGCACGGGCGAGAAGCTTGAGGCGCTGGAGGAATTCTACCCCGAGCGCGTGGCTGGACGTATTCTCGGTCTGGGCGATATCGCGGGACTGGTCGAAAAGGCGTCCGAGACGCTCGACCAGGAAGAGGGCGAGCGCGTCGCCAAGAAGATGCTGGCGGGCAAGTTCGACCTGGACGACTATGCCTCCCAGATTCGGCAGATCAACAAGATGGGGTCGATTTCCGGCATTCTCGGCATGTTGCCCGGCATGGGCAAGATCAAGGAGAAGCTGGAAGGTCAGGAGATCGATACGTCGATCTTCAAGCGGCATCAGGCCATCATCTCATCCATGACGAAAGGCGAGCGCAAGACGCCGTCGATCATCAAGGCTTCACGCAAGAAGCGCATCGCGGCCGGTTCCGGCACGAGCGTGCAGGAAGTCAACAAGTTGCTCAAGCAGTTCGACGACATGTCCACCGTGATGAAGCGCATCAACAAGATGGGCCTCGGTGGCATGAAGCAGATGCTTTCCGGGCTGATGTCGGGCGGTGGTCCCGGCGGACGGCCCGGTGGCGGTTTCGGTGGCGGTTTCCGGCGCTGA
- a CDS encoding Spy/CpxP family protein refolding chaperone — protein sequence MSRKTLFALMLAAAPAFLAAAHGQDVAPPPHEMHGPHGRMMMPMLAGIDLTKQQREKLHALWKSHHGDMRASWHRERDLDDQIAAVLMADGTVDRARLTALFQQKDALRAQAEQASIDDAIQVHDILTPQQLAQARATHAKLEGLEQQIHDLLKPPHDDVDAPQPD from the coding sequence ATGTCGAGGAAAACCCTTTTCGCACTCATGCTTGCAGCGGCTCCGGCTTTTCTGGCTGCTGCCCATGGACAGGATGTTGCACCGCCGCCGCATGAAATGCACGGCCCGCATGGGCGCATGATGATGCCGATGCTGGCGGGGATCGATCTGACCAAGCAGCAGCGCGAGAAACTGCATGCGTTATGGAAATCGCATCATGGTGACATGCGTGCGTCATGGCATCGTGAGCGTGATCTCGACGATCAGATCGCGGCGGTGCTGATGGCTGACGGCACCGTCGATCGCGCAAGGCTGACTGCGCTGTTCCAGCAGAAAGATGCGCTGCGTGCGCAGGCTGAGCAGGCCAGTATCGACGATGCAATTCAGGTGCATGATATCCTGACGCCGCAACAACTGGCGCAGGCGCGTGCCACGCATGCCAAGCTGGAAGGTCTGGAGCAGCAGATTCATGACCTGCTGAAACCGCCGCATGACGACGTGGACGCACCGCAGCCCGACTGA
- a CDS encoding AIM24 family protein — translation METKIDGGILPVLRVWLQPGERLVAETGELSWKSPHITLHTTMSGAGNSGILGAVSRALAGGGLFMTEYVAEGAPGLLAFAAKMPGHIHEHTLDGHRSYLVHRHGFIAGTDGVKLELGFQRRLGAGLFGGDGFRLQRVSGYGTFWTELGGEVVMHDLAPGEQIDVHPGHVGMFEESVQFDITMLPGIRNKLFGGDGFFLARLTGPGRIWLQTLTLPNLAGALAPFLASAKA, via the coding sequence ATGGAGACCAAGATCGACGGTGGTATTTTACCGGTGCTGCGTGTCTGGCTACAGCCCGGTGAGCGTCTGGTCGCCGAAACTGGCGAACTCTCTTGGAAAAGTCCGCATATAACGCTCCACACCACGATGTCGGGCGCCGGCAATAGTGGTATTCTGGGTGCGGTCTCCCGCGCACTGGCCGGTGGCGGCCTGTTCATGACTGAATATGTGGCCGAGGGCGCGCCCGGTCTGCTGGCGTTTGCCGCGAAGATGCCGGGTCATATTCACGAACATACATTGGACGGCCATCGCAGCTATCTCGTACACCGCCACGGTTTCATCGCCGGGACCGATGGCGTCAAGCTCGAGCTGGGGTTTCAGCGCAGACTGGGCGCGGGGCTGTTCGGTGGCGATGGTTTTCGTCTCCAGCGCGTCAGTGGATATGGGACGTTCTGGACCGAATTGGGCGGAGAGGTCGTGATGCACGATCTCGCGCCTGGTGAGCAAATCGATGTACATCCGGGACATGTCGGGATGTTCGAGGAAAGCGTTCAGTTCGATATCACGATGCTGCCGGGTATCCGGAACAAGCTGTTCGGTGGCGATGGATTTTTTCTGGCCAGACTGACCGGCCCGGGCCGTATCTGGCTGCAAACGCTCACATTGCCGAATCTGGCGGGCGCCCTGGCGCCATTCCTTGCATCAGCCAAGGCATAG
- a CDS encoding DEAD/DEAH box helicase, which yields MTTTFAELKLAEPIQRALAEEGYTTPTPIQAGSIPYLLEGRDLLGLAQTGTGKTAAFALPILNHLLNNPRRAPAKGARALVLAPTRELAAQIDDSFKAYARHMKLKHAVIFGGVGQGRQVDAMRHGVDVLTAAPGRLLDLIGQGHIDLSGLEILVLDEADRMLDMGFVRDIRRIVALLPKERQTLLFSATMPKSIEDLAHSLLRDPAKVEVTPPSSTVDRIRQAVMFVESENKKAATLLLVDNPKVVRAVVFTLMKHEANKVSEFLNKNGIVSEAIHGNKSQGARERAMKGFRDGSVKVLVATDIAARGIDVDDVSHVFNYDLPNVPESYVHRIGRTARAGREGWAVSLCDPEQRAWLRDIEKTIGKPVAVVTDHPYHSEAAQNSTLRPPVLGGGGGRGRGGRGGLPVGQRNGPRGNGRPPGAPGGGNRRSGARRVA from the coding sequence ATGACGACGACTTTTGCCGAACTGAAGCTCGCCGAGCCGATCCAGCGCGCGTTGGCCGAAGAAGGCTACACGACGCCCACGCCGATTCAGGCCGGATCGATCCCCTATCTGCTGGAGGGGCGCGATCTTCTGGGTCTTGCACAGACCGGCACAGGCAAGACGGCGGCCTTTGCGCTGCCGATCCTGAACCATCTGCTCAACAATCCGCGCCGCGCGCCGGCGAAAGGGGCGCGCGCCCTTGTGCTGGCTCCGACGCGTGAACTCGCTGCCCAGATTGACGACAGCTTCAAGGCCTACGCGCGGCACATGAAGCTGAAGCATGCCGTGATTTTCGGTGGTGTGGGGCAGGGCCGGCAGGTCGATGCCATGCGTCATGGCGTGGACGTGCTGACGGCGGCGCCCGGGCGTCTGCTCGATCTGATCGGGCAGGGTCACATCGACCTGTCCGGTCTGGAAATCCTTGTCCTCGACGAAGCCGACCGCATGCTCGACATGGGTTTCGTGCGCGATATCCGCCGGATCGTCGCATTGTTGCCGAAGGAGCGTCAGACGCTGCTCTTCTCGGCCACGATGCCGAAATCCATCGAGGATCTGGCGCATTCGCTATTGCGCGATCCGGCCAAGGTGGAGGTGACGCCGCCGTCCTCGACGGTGGATCGCATCCGGCAGGCGGTCATGTTCGTCGAGTCCGAGAACAAGAAGGCCGCGACGCTGCTGCTCGTGGATAACCCCAAGGTTGTGCGGGCCGTGGTCTTCACCCTGATGAAGCACGAGGCCAACAAGGTTTCGGAATTCCTCAACAAGAACGGCATCGTCTCCGAAGCGATCCACGGCAACAAGTCGCAGGGTGCACGCGAGCGCGCCATGAAGGGCTTCCGCGATGGCTCCGTGAAGGTGCTCGTGGCAACCGATATCGCGGCGCGTGGCATCGACGTGGACGATGTCAGCCATGTTTTCAATTATGACCTGCCCAACGTGCCGGAAAGTTATGTGCATCGCATCGGCCGGACGGCACGTGCGGGACGTGAAGGCTGGGCGGTGTCGCTCTGCGATCCCGAGCAGCGGGCATGGTTGCGCGACATTGAAAAGACGATCGGCAAGCCGGTCGCCGTCGTGACCGATCATCCGTATCATTCCGAGGCAGCCCAGAACTCGACCCTGCGTCCGCCCGTTCTGGGTGGTGGCGGTGGCCGGGGGCGTGGCGGTCGCGGTGGTCTGCCGGTCGGTCAGCGCAACGGCCCGCGTGGCAACGGCCGGCCGCCGGGTGCGCCGGGTGGTGGCAATCGCCGTTCAGGTGCGCGTCGCGTCGCCTGA
- a CDS encoding nitroreductase family protein, translating into MTEILQAMKERRATKRFDASYKIPEDELRAILEAAKSAPTAFNVQHWRFVVVQDAEQRAKIRAAAWNQPQVEESAALIVLCADFKAWKRDTSRYWAGVPKEMQDKYVGMIQHFYDGNEQLQRDEGIRSCGMAAYAIMLAAAAHGLQTCPMDGFDFKKVGEIINLPEDHEIVMFVAIGKGSEPPPPHGARLPYDEVVLRDRFA; encoded by the coding sequence ATGACCGAGATTCTGCAGGCGATGAAGGAGCGTCGTGCCACCAAGCGTTTCGATGCTTCATACAAGATTCCGGAAGATGAATTGCGCGCCATTCTCGAGGCCGCGAAATCGGCGCCGACAGCCTTCAACGTGCAGCATTGGCGATTCGTCGTCGTGCAGGATGCCGAGCAGCGCGCGAAGATCAGGGCCGCGGCCTGGAACCAGCCGCAGGTGGAAGAGAGCGCGGCGCTGATCGTCCTCTGCGCCGATTTTAAGGCGTGGAAGCGCGATACCTCGCGCTATTGGGCCGGCGTGCCGAAGGAGATGCAGGACAAGTATGTCGGCATGATCCAGCACTTCTACGACGGTAATGAGCAGTTGCAGCGCGACGAAGGCATCCGCTCCTGCGGCATGGCGGCCTATGCCATCATGCTCGCGGCTGCCGCGCACGGATTACAGACCTGTCCGATGGATGGTTTCGATTTCAAGAAGGTCGGCGAGATCATCAATCTGCCGGAAGATCATGAGATCGTCATGTTCGTCGCCATCGGCAAGGGATCGGAACCGCCGCCGCCGCACGGCGCCCGTCTGCCCTATGATGAAGTCGTCCTGCGCGATCGTTTTGCCTGA
- a CDS encoding BadF/BadG/BcrA/BcrD ATPase family protein has product MTEFLVGFDGGGTGTRVRVTTLAGELVGQGSGGGANIAVEPVLAWRSLRQAFAPLRAELPASARLWCAAGLAGTEAADARGRFLSARPDDMPEMALVTDAHTSCLGAHGGADGAIVAIGTGSVGFALSHDPNGTRLTRRVGGWGFPQGDEGSGAWIGRQAVSAMLQAHDERIQPDALTEGVRQALAAEGDPMAWAIGRRAAEFAALAPLVVSSAARGSGHAQAIMRAAAAEIEAHATALLKPAAFASLPLCLLGGLGPVLEPYLSVRWQHLLRPPCGDSVDGALLLARLHRTTSMEQSEGQPT; this is encoded by the coding sequence ATGACGGAGTTTCTCGTCGGCTTCGATGGCGGGGGAACGGGCACCCGCGTCCGCGTGACGACGCTGGCAGGGGAACTGGTGGGGCAGGGAAGTGGCGGCGGCGCGAATATCGCGGTCGAGCCCGTGCTGGCATGGCGTTCGTTGCGGCAGGCCTTCGCGCCGCTGCGCGCTGAGTTGCCGGCTTCGGCACGGTTGTGGTGTGCGGCGGGTCTGGCGGGAACGGAAGCGGCCGATGCGCGGGGGAGGTTCCTGTCTGCCCGACCTGACGATATGCCCGAGATGGCACTGGTGACGGACGCGCATACCAGTTGCCTTGGCGCCCATGGCGGCGCGGACGGAGCGATTGTCGCCATCGGCACCGGCTCGGTGGGTTTTGCACTGTCGCATGATCCGAATGGGACGAGGCTGACGCGCCGCGTCGGCGGCTGGGGTTTCCCGCAGGGCGATGAAGGCAGTGGCGCGTGGATCGGGCGGCAGGCGGTCAGCGCGATGCTTCAGGCGCATGATGAGCGGATTCAGCCCGATGCACTGACTGAGGGCGTTCGTCAGGCGTTGGCGGCGGAAGGCGACCCCATGGCCTGGGCTATCGGCCGCCGTGCGGCAGAGTTTGCCGCCCTGGCGCCATTGGTCGTCTCGAGCGCTGCACGAGGCAGCGGGCATGCGCAGGCAATCATGCGTGCGGCGGCGGCGGAAATCGAGGCTCACGCCACGGCGCTGTTGAAGCCTGCGGCGTTTGCGAGCCTTCCGCTATGCCTGCTGGGTGGCCTTGGACCGGTGCTGGAGCCTTATCTTTCTGTGCGGTGGCAGCATCTTTTGCGGCCACCGTGCGGCGATTCCGTGGACGGTGCGTTGCTTCTGGCGCGATTACATCGTACGACTTCCATGGAACAATCAGAAGGACAGCCGACATGA
- the metW gene encoding methionine biosynthesis protein MetW: MRLDQKLIAGMIAPRTRVLDVGSGDGALIDYLFRTRGCDARGIEIDMREVTRSVAHGLPVMHGDADHDLAHYPDNAFDYVVLQRTLQAVERPREVLRQMLRIGRHAVISFPNFGHWRLRLQLLTSGRMPMTAVWHTQWYETPNIHPCTIRDFLALCQEEGYVVDRWLAIDEVGDRAPWRRSIRLANLFGEQALFLLRRRDA, encoded by the coding sequence ATGCGTCTCGACCAGAAGCTCATCGCGGGCATGATTGCGCCACGTACACGGGTCCTGGACGTCGGCAGCGGCGATGGTGCGCTGATCGACTATCTTTTCCGGACGCGCGGTTGCGACGCGCGCGGTATCGAAATCGATATGCGGGAGGTCACGCGTTCCGTGGCGCATGGCTTGCCGGTCATGCATGGCGATGCCGATCATGATCTGGCGCACTATCCGGACAATGCTTTCGATTATGTGGTCCTTCAGCGCACGTTGCAGGCCGTGGAAAGGCCCCGCGAAGTGCTGCGGCAGATGTTGCGCATCGGGCGGCATGCCGTAATCTCGTTCCCGAATTTCGGGCACTGGCGTTTGCGCCTACAGCTGTTGACGTCCGGGCGGATGCCGATGACCGCCGTGTGGCATACGCAATGGTATGAGACCCCGAATATCCACCCCTGCACGATCCGGGACTTCCTCGCGCTTTGCCAGGAGGAGGGATATGTCGTCGACCGCTGGCTGGCGATCGACGAGGTTGGCGATCGTGCGCCGTGGCGCCGCTCTATCCGGCTGGCCAATCTCTTCGGTGAACAGGCCCTGTTTCTTCTGCGGCGACGCGACGCATGA
- the metX gene encoding homoserine O-acetyltransferase MetX — translation MQHVTLTRFPYEEASNRPGILRLEQGLLLECGQHLAPLDIAYRTYGTLSAARDNAILVCHALTGDQYLGDTHPLTGKPGWWSRMVGPGLPIDTDRFHVICINVLGGCMGSTGPRSIGPRGEPWGTEFPPITIRDMVRAQALLLDHFGIERLFAAIGGSMGGMQVLEWVATYPERVFAAMPIATAPFHSAQNIAFNEVSRQAIFADPEWHAGRYWAHDAVPARGLAVARMMAHITYLSEEALTRKFGRRVRRDPKASAGSTPGGTIGTASLFGEMFEVESYLRHQGSSFVRRFDANSYLTITRAMDYFDLSAEHEGDLSAPFRGVATRFCVVSFSSDWLFPTSQSRLMARALNRAGVNVSFVEIESDRGHDAFLLDEPDLDRTVRGFINGAAEHAGLKAAH, via the coding sequence ATGCAGCACGTCACACTCACACGCTTTCCCTATGAGGAAGCGTCCAATCGCCCCGGGATTCTCAGGCTTGAACAGGGTCTGCTGCTCGAATGCGGCCAGCATCTGGCACCGTTGGACATTGCCTATCGGACCTATGGTACGCTTTCCGCGGCGCGCGACAACGCCATCCTCGTCTGCCATGCCCTGACCGGGGATCAGTATCTGGGCGATACGCATCCTCTGACGGGCAAGCCGGGCTGGTGGAGCCGCATGGTGGGGCCTGGCCTGCCCATCGATACGGATCGGTTCCATGTCATCTGTATCAATGTGCTGGGCGGTTGCATGGGATCGACCGGCCCGCGTTCGATCGGCCCCAGGGGAGAGCCGTGGGGAACGGAGTTTCCGCCCATCACCATTCGGGACATGGTCAGGGCGCAGGCATTGCTGCTCGATCATTTCGGCATCGAGCGTCTGTTCGCGGCCATCGGCGGTTCGATGGGCGGCATGCAGGTGCTGGAATGGGTCGCCACCTATCCGGAACGCGTCTTCGCCGCCATGCCGATCGCAACGGCTCCGTTTCATTCGGCACAGAACATCGCGTTCAACGAAGTCAGCCGACAGGCCATTTTCGCCGATCCGGAATGGCATGCGGGGCGCTACTGGGCGCATGACGCTGTCCCGGCGCGGGGGCTGGCCGTGGCGCGCATGATGGCGCACATCACCTATCTTTCTGAAGAGGCATTGACGCGCAAATTCGGACGTCGGGTCAGGCGCGATCCCAAGGCATCGGCGGGAAGCACGCCCGGCGGCACTATCGGGACGGCGTCGCTGTTCGGCGAGATGTTCGAGGTCGAAAGCTATCTTCGTCATCAGGGGTCGAGTTTCGTGCGGCGTTTCGATGCCAATTCCTATCTGACCATCACGCGGGCCATGGACTATTTCGATCTGAGCGCGGAACATGAGGGTGACCTGTCCGCACCGTTTCGTGGTGTGGCGACACGCTTCTGCGTCGTGTCGTTCAGTTCCGACTGGCTGTTCCCGACCTCGCAATCGCGTTTGATGGCGCGCGCCCTGAATCGCGCGGGTGTCAACGTGTCCTTTGTCGAGATCGAGAGCGATCGTGGGCATGACGCTTTTCTGCTCGACGAGCCCGACCTGGATCGGACGGTGCGGGGGTTCATCAATGGTGCGGCCGAGCATGCCGGATTGAAGGCGGCCCACTGA